The stretch of DNA GCGGCTCCGGGACGTGTCCCCGCGTCACCGGAAAGCGTTACGACTCGTAACGCAGTTATGAGGCGTAACGTATCCCTCGACGCGTACGGACTGTCAACGTCGTGCGCGCCACACCGAACCGATGGAGGCGCGATGACGGGTGGGACGACGGAGGCGGGCGCCGGCCCGACCCGGCGGGAGCGGCTGCGGGCCGGCACCCTCGAGGAGATCAAGCAGGCGGCCCTCGGCCTGATCGCCGAACACGGCAGCGCGAACCTGCGCTTCACCGACATCGCCCGCAGCCTCGGGATGACCCCGCCCGCGCTCTACCGCTACTACGCCGACCGCGACGAACTCCTCACCGCCCTGGTCGCCGACTCCTACGACAGCCTCTCGGACGCCCTCACCGCGACCCGCGACACCGTCGCCCCCGAGGACCTGGACGCCCGCTTCCTGGCCGCCTGCACCACCTACCGCAGCTGGGCCCAGCAGTACCCCGAGCGCTTCGCCCTCATCTTCGGCTCCCCGGTGCCCGGCTACGCCGCTCCCGAGGACGGCCCCACCGTGGTCGCCGCCCGCCGCGCCATGGAGCACATGGTTGAACTGGTCACCGCCACCGCCGAGTTCGGCCGCCTCGGCCGCCCCCTGGTGCCCGACGTCACCGAGGCCACCATGCTCGCCTGGGCCACCGTCCACGGCTT from Kitasatospora sp. MMS16-BH015 encodes:
- a CDS encoding TetR/AcrR family transcriptional regulator; protein product: MTGGTTEAGAGPTRRERLRAGTLEEIKQAALGLIAEHGSANLRFTDIARSLGMTPPALYRYYADRDELLTALVADSYDSLSDALTATRDTVAPEDLDARFLAACTTYRSWAQQYPERFALIFGSPVPGYAAPEDGPTVVAARRAMEHMVELVTATAEFGRLGRPLVPDVTEATMLAWATVHGFVTLESYGHLAALDQPTRDRLFTAQAGLAARTAGLAPPET